A section of the Ictalurus punctatus breed USDA103 chromosome 8, Coco_2.0, whole genome shotgun sequence genome encodes:
- the sh3tc2 gene encoding SH3 domain and tetratricopeptide repeat-containing protein 2 isoform X4: MGNRPTHEDISTPELNTLWEEPPYALTPENDVMGIGDEEVETEAEVEGEGITGESYWKRKEALSTVSLAVGDHFSSDVILLFNGRRRSNLESDSVLQEALRTRLRVVESNSQDVIQLFKDLSARLVSVHAEKDHFVITFKTVEEIWKFSTYLALGYVARCLENFLCDQSFWLDPLLLSDVEICVRVDEEHLATLYLGLLLQEGSFFAKALVNSDQCIEEDKLAYKKNDLVIVKDIGQESMWEGILLSTGQHGLMPVHAMQPLPYPFYQWFLRKYHGNAGGFSSTKGQRDQPIVTGNCVAVVDCYPMAKDELHFSQGDLIEVEGLLISSLNMFIGRHLSSGQIGFVHMAHVRPENVKPLSGQLVFLSEEERVALSQFNICIEQCHTGLLDKLFSTDISTVYKLDRLDDSDFTYIRNQPKQEQKTPADARKSIILEHIDTPSYHSSPLPSFYASQSCLDRDNEAFSFSLEDTFREMDEYEEDPPFMDEGICETEEAEFVDPILTLLNLDYFQDSFHALYDLSYSFLDTVFGGLPVDEVLLHLETLREGAKKGRMVWAHRRACFLLGRLCAKKLKYSQARVYFEEALNVPVEGFNDKPLLIALYSNLTAVYLKQKMTDKLPYTLEKASALILGLPLHNFCSLDEFELLKPILCKAIVCNDKHLEARTCYLILCLFLHNRKIEEALPFVERLQFLNLTLLAEEGRPIVPVDLNWILCRLYHKKYLPYLALASLSLDSSQDHSLDNAFQKIELFLKNSVRLNPRWKDGSALLPVQVVVYLQQALIIANCGEHMKTQRDLCMSLASVYQQYGTLERAVLYAEQAVQAGSSINEEEGFEASVLMAWLLVLIEEPDRAQSMLQPLLNSFNRTDSQTQRGVVHNLLALCLHKQGKVTEAAMDFHCALKIAEENGNKHNEALALANLGCLTLSVGAPNLAETFLLRSLQLFQFLSESPSDEEHVQTLLWLGKSYKERGESQKVRLCFEMGLLIAINAKNLHSQMVVAKALSRLYADLMLYGQCIIYYEHCVGLAREMKDKHLEGEYLEILSNLYLSLNTEKSSRKSLDYTKQSLRISIDLGKKQEESETWLQVGRIYYLIHEDELADMYLQAAVKTALRINDPCFAMNIYEEAGDVFFKGHRNRLAAVSFFRCKLYVQDGGLPFARSLKDVHSEFRLLCKLSELLLKEGQHQEALQYATLAVQISTSTGVRLNERVSYHRLASIYFTLKEYEMAENYYLKALSLSPNALEHAEEARYYVKVYCRLADLTLHKIKDAFDAMGYFHLALAAALDDVGSLQARYIIYMKLAEIHANYLPDVELSQRYMDSARSLKRELAGQTDSGDTNDEYMNHASTEYADAKSINHSSAWSRSSDFSSRSSTLVGSYMMDTSHTITALKETGAEDMDTNNPGGTDGGPRHHTDSKIYNANQRIHTSHTDSSLLGTEF; the protein is encoded by the exons ATGGGTAATAGACCAACCCATGAAG ATATATCAACTCCTGAGCTCAATACGTTATGGGAAGAGCCCCCATATGCACTAACTCCAGAAAATGATGTCATGGGCATTG GAGATGAGGAAGTGGAAACAGAGGCTGAGGTGGAGGGTGAGGGGATCACTGGTGAGAGTTACTGGAAGAGGAAGGAAGCTCTCAGCACTGTCTCCTTGGCTGTAGGAGATCACTTCTCTTCAG ATGTGATACTGCTGTTCAATGGGAGAAGGCGCTCCAATTTAGAGTCAGACAGTGTGCTGCAGGAGGCACTGCGCACTAGACTAAGGGTCGTAGAGAGCAACAGCCAAGATGTTATTCAGCTTTTTAAA GATCTCTCTGCGCGCTTGGTTTCAGTGCATGCTGAAAAAGACCATTTTGTTATTACTTTTAAGACAGTGGAGGAAATCTGGAAGTTCTCTACATACCTGGCTCTAG GATATGTGGCAAGGTGCTTGGAGAACTTCCTGTGTGACCAGTCTTTCTGGCTGGACCCTCTTTTGCTCAGTGATGTGGAGATTTGTGTGAGGGTAGATGAGGAACACCTAGCCACTCTCTATCTGGGGCTCCTACTCCAAGAAG GTTCATTCTTTGCTAAAGCTCTGGTTAACAGTGATCAGTGTATAGAGGAAGACAAATTGGCCTACAAGAAGAATGACCTTGTTATTGTGAAGGATATTGGACAGGAGTCCATGTGGGAGGGAATTCTGCTGTCTACCGGTCAACATGGCCTAATGCCTGTTCATGCAATGCAGCCTCTGCCCTACCCTTTTTACCA GTGGTTTCTTAGGAAGTACCATGGCAATGCAGGAGGGTTTTCATCCACAAAAGGTCAACGTGACCAACCTAtag TAACAGGAAATTGCGTAGCAGTAGTGGATTGTTACCCAATGGCTAAAGATGAACTGCACTTCAGTCAAGGAGATCTGATAGAGGTCGAAGGCTTGCTTATTAGCTCACTGAACATGTTCATTGGGAGACACCTCTCTAGTGGACAGATAGGATTTGTCCACATGGCCCATGTGAGACCTGAAAATGTCAAACCACT CAGTGGACAATTGGTCTTTCTGAGTGAGGAAGAAAGGGTGGCTCTCTCACAGTTTAATATCTGCATTGAACAGTGCCATACTGGTCTATTGGACAAACTCTTCTCCACTGACATCAGCACTGTTTACAAATTAG ACAGACTGGATGACTCCGATTTTACCTATATCAGAAACCAACCAAAGCAAG AACAGAAAACTCCAGCAGATGCCAGGAAGAGCATTATACTGGAACATATTGATACTCCATCCTATCACTCTTCCCCTCTACCTTCCTTCTATGCTTCTCAGAGTTGTCTAGACAGGGACAATGAAGCCTTCTCCTTCAGCCTGGAGGACACTTTCCGAGAGATGGACGAGTATGAGGAAGATCCCCCCTTTATGGATGAAGGCATCTGTGAAACTGAAGAAGCTGAGTTTGTTGACCCCATCTTAACCCTTCTCAATCTGGACTACTTCCAGGATTCTTTTCATGCACTTTATGACCTCTCCTACTCCTTCTTGGACACAGTCTTTGGGGGTCTTCCGGTGGATGAAGTGCTCCTGCATCTGGAGACCTTGCGGGAAGGAGCAAAGAAAGGCAGGATGGTATGGGCCCATCGGAGAGCCTGCTTCCTTCTGGGCAGGTTGTGTGCCAAAAAACTCAAGTACTCACAGGCTCGAGTTTACTTTGAGGAGGCACTGAATGTCCCTGTAGAGGGCTTTAATGACAAACCTCTGTTGATTGCCCTGTATAGCAACCTTACTGCTGTGTACCTGAAGCAGAAGATGACAGACAAGCTGCCATATACATTAGAAAAAGCAAGTGCTCTTATACTGGGCCTCCCATTACATAACTTCTGCTCCCTTGACGAGTTTGAACTGCTCAAGCCCATTCTATGCAAAGCTATTGTTTGCAATGATAAGCACCTTGAGGCACGGACTTGCTATTTAATCCTCTGTCTATTTTTGCACAACAGAAAGATTGAGGAAGCCTTGCCTTTTGTGGAAAGGCTTCAGTTCCTCAATCTCACTCTCTTAGCAGAAGAAGGAAGGCCTATAGTACCAGTTGACCTAAACTGGATACTATGCAGACTCTACCACAAGAAGTATCTGCCATACCTTGCATTAGCCTCTCTCAGTCTAGATTCAAGTCAGGATCATTCTTTGGATAATGCCTTTCAAAAGATTGAACTTTTCCTGAAGAACTCAGTCAGACTGAATCCTCGTTGGAAGGATGGCTCTGCTCTGCTCCCAGTCCAGGTGGTAGTTTACCTTCAGCAGGCATTGATAATAGCCAACTGTGGAGAACACATGAAGACCCAGAGAGACCTTTGTATGAGTTTGGCCAGTGTCTACCAGCAGTATGGTACTTTAGAAAGGGCAGTGCTCTATGCCGAACAAGCAGTGCAGGCAGGAAGTAGCATTAATGAGGAGGAGGGCTTTGAGGCATCAGTGCTGATGGCCTGGCTCTTAGTGCTCATAGAGGAACCAGATAGAGCCCAATCTATGTTACAACCTCTCCTTAACTCATTTAATAGAACAGACAGTCAAACACAGCGTGGAGTGGTCCACAATCTACTTGCATTATGTCTTCACAAACAGGGGAAGGTCACAGAGGCAGCAATGGACTTTCATTGTGCTCTCAAGATTGCAGAGGAAAATGGAAACAAACATAATGAAGCTCTGGCTCTGGCTAACCTGGGGTGCCTCACCTTATCAGTGGGGGCTCCAAACCTGGCAGAGACTTTTTTGCTCAGATCTCTTCAACTTTTCCAGTTTCTGTCTGAGAGCCCCTCAGATGAAGAGCATGTTCAGACTCTGCTGTGGCTAGGTAAAAGCTACAAAGAAAGGGGAGAAAGTCAAAAGGTTAGGCTGTGCTTTGAGATGGGTCTCCTGATAGCCATCAATGCCAAGAACCTGCACA GTCAGATGGTTGTTGCAAAGGCGCTCAGTCGTCTCTATGCCGACTTAATGTTGTATGGGCAATGCATAATTTACTATGAGCACTGTGTGGGGCTCGCCAGAGAAATGAAGGATAAACATCTGGAGGGAGAGTACCTGGAGATTCTCAGTAATCTCTACCTATCACTTAATACTGAGAA GTCCTCACGGAAGTCTCTGGACTACACTAAGCAAAGTCTAAGGATTTCCATAGACTTAGGAAAGAAACAGGAGGAGTCAGAGACATGGCTACAGGTGGGCCGTATCTACTACTTGATCCATGAGGATGAGCTGGCAGACATGTATCTTCAG GCAGCTGTAAAGACAGCCCTAAGGATAAACGATCCATGTTTTGCTATGAACATTTATGAAGAGGCTGGAGATGTCTTCTTCAAAGGACACAGAAACCGACTGGCTGCTGTTTCATTTTTTAGA TGTAAACTGTATGTGCAGGATGGGGGTCTGCCATTTGCAAGATCTCTTAAGGATGTGCATTCAGAGTTCAGGCTTTTATGTAAGCTCTCTGAATTGCTGCTGAAGGAAGGTCAGCACCAGGAGGCCCTGCAGTATGCTACACTTGCAGTGCAAATCAGCACCTCAACTG GTGTACGTCTGAATGAGAGGGTGTCCTACCATCGCCTAGCCTCAATCTACTTTACCCTGAAGGAGTATGAGATGGCTGAGAATTACTATTTGAaggctctatctctctctcccaatGCACTGGAGCATGCAGAAGAGGCCCGCTACTATGTTAAAGTTTACTGCAGACTAGCTGATCTAACCCTGCACAAGATAAAG GATGCTTTTGATGCCATGGGATATTTCCATTTAGCTCTGGCAGCAGCTCTGGATGATGTTGGGAGCCTTCAGGCCAGGTACATAATTTACATGAAGCTGGCAGAGATACACGCTAACTACTTACCTGATGTGGAGCTGAGCCAGAGATATATGGACAGTGCACGGAGCCTAAAGAGGGAGCTGGCAGGACAGACAGACTCCGGTGACACAAATGATGAATATATGAACCATGCTTCTACAGAGTATGCTGATGCTAAGTCTATCAATCATTCCAGTGCTTGGTCGAGGAGCTCAGACTTTAGCAGTAGAAGCAGTACTCTTGTAGGCTCCTACATGATGGACACTAGCCATACAATAACTGCTTTGAAGGAAACTGGGGCAGAGGATATGGACACCAACAACCCAGGAGGGACTGATGGTGGGCCTAGACACCATACAGATTCCAAAATATATAACGCTAATCAAAGAATCCATACCAGCCACACAGATTCTAGCTTACTAGGTACAGAATTTTGA
- the sh3tc2 gene encoding SH3 domain and tetratricopeptide repeat-containing protein 2 isoform X1: MKDKHTSRNEGYSVTTVGLSNRKMSIRVGVNISTPELNTLWEEPPYALTPENDVMGIGDEEVETEAEVEGEGITGESYWKRKEALSTVSLAVGDHFSSDVILLFNGRRRSNLESDSVLQEALRTRLRVVESNSQDVIQLFKDLSARLVSVHAEKDHFVITFKTVEEIWKFSTYLALGYVARCLENFLCDQSFWLDPLLLSDVEICVRVDEEHLATLYLGLLLQEGSFFAKALVNSDQCIEEDKLAYKKNDLVIVKDIGQESMWEGILLSTGQHGLMPVHAMQPLPYPFYQWFLRKYHGNAGGFSSTKGQRDQPIVTGNCVAVVDCYPMAKDELHFSQGDLIEVEGLLISSLNMFIGRHLSSGQIGFVHMAHVRPENVKPLSGQLVFLSEEERVALSQFNICIEQCHTGLLDKLFSTDISTVYKLDRLDDSDFTYIRNQPKQEQKTPADARKSIILEHIDTPSYHSSPLPSFYASQSCLDRDNEAFSFSLEDTFREMDEYEEDPPFMDEGICETEEAEFVDPILTLLNLDYFQDSFHALYDLSYSFLDTVFGGLPVDEVLLHLETLREGAKKGRMVWAHRRACFLLGRLCAKKLKYSQARVYFEEALNVPVEGFNDKPLLIALYSNLTAVYLKQKMTDKLPYTLEKASALILGLPLHNFCSLDEFELLKPILCKAIVCNDKHLEARTCYLILCLFLHNRKIEEALPFVERLQFLNLTLLAEEGRPIVPVDLNWILCRLYHKKYLPYLALASLSLDSSQDHSLDNAFQKIELFLKNSVRLNPRWKDGSALLPVQVVVYLQQALIIANCGEHMKTQRDLCMSLASVYQQYGTLERAVLYAEQAVQAGSSINEEEGFEASVLMAWLLVLIEEPDRAQSMLQPLLNSFNRTDSQTQRGVVHNLLALCLHKQGKVTEAAMDFHCALKIAEENGNKHNEALALANLGCLTLSVGAPNLAETFLLRSLQLFQFLSESPSDEEHVQTLLWLGKSYKERGESQKVRLCFEMGLLIAINAKNLHSQMVVAKALSRLYADLMLYGQCIIYYEHCVGLAREMKDKHLEGEYLEILSNLYLSLNTEKSSRKSLDYTKQSLRISIDLGKKQEESETWLQVGRIYYLIHEDELADMYLQAAVKTALRINDPCFAMNIYEEAGDVFFKGHRNRLAAVSFFRCKLYVQDGGLPFARSLKDVHSEFRLLCKLSELLLKEGQHQEALQYATLAVQISTSTGVRLNERVSYHRLASIYFTLKEYEMAENYYLKALSLSPNALEHAEEARYYVKVYCRLADLTLHKIKDAFDAMGYFHLALAAALDDVGSLQARYIIYMKLAEIHANYLPDVELSQRYMDSARSLKRELAGQTDSGDTNDEYMNHASTEYADAKSINHSSAWSRSSDFSSRSSTLVGSYMMDTSHTITALKETGAEDMDTNNPGGTDGGPRHHTDSKIYNANQRIHTSHTDSSLLGTEF; the protein is encoded by the exons ATGAAGGACAAACACACCAGCAGGAACGAGGGGTACAGTGTAACAACTGTCGGCTTATCAAATAGAAAAATGAGCATTAGGgttggtgtga ATATATCAACTCCTGAGCTCAATACGTTATGGGAAGAGCCCCCATATGCACTAACTCCAGAAAATGATGTCATGGGCATTG GAGATGAGGAAGTGGAAACAGAGGCTGAGGTGGAGGGTGAGGGGATCACTGGTGAGAGTTACTGGAAGAGGAAGGAAGCTCTCAGCACTGTCTCCTTGGCTGTAGGAGATCACTTCTCTTCAG ATGTGATACTGCTGTTCAATGGGAGAAGGCGCTCCAATTTAGAGTCAGACAGTGTGCTGCAGGAGGCACTGCGCACTAGACTAAGGGTCGTAGAGAGCAACAGCCAAGATGTTATTCAGCTTTTTAAA GATCTCTCTGCGCGCTTGGTTTCAGTGCATGCTGAAAAAGACCATTTTGTTATTACTTTTAAGACAGTGGAGGAAATCTGGAAGTTCTCTACATACCTGGCTCTAG GATATGTGGCAAGGTGCTTGGAGAACTTCCTGTGTGACCAGTCTTTCTGGCTGGACCCTCTTTTGCTCAGTGATGTGGAGATTTGTGTGAGGGTAGATGAGGAACACCTAGCCACTCTCTATCTGGGGCTCCTACTCCAAGAAG GTTCATTCTTTGCTAAAGCTCTGGTTAACAGTGATCAGTGTATAGAGGAAGACAAATTGGCCTACAAGAAGAATGACCTTGTTATTGTGAAGGATATTGGACAGGAGTCCATGTGGGAGGGAATTCTGCTGTCTACCGGTCAACATGGCCTAATGCCTGTTCATGCAATGCAGCCTCTGCCCTACCCTTTTTACCA GTGGTTTCTTAGGAAGTACCATGGCAATGCAGGAGGGTTTTCATCCACAAAAGGTCAACGTGACCAACCTAtag TAACAGGAAATTGCGTAGCAGTAGTGGATTGTTACCCAATGGCTAAAGATGAACTGCACTTCAGTCAAGGAGATCTGATAGAGGTCGAAGGCTTGCTTATTAGCTCACTGAACATGTTCATTGGGAGACACCTCTCTAGTGGACAGATAGGATTTGTCCACATGGCCCATGTGAGACCTGAAAATGTCAAACCACT CAGTGGACAATTGGTCTTTCTGAGTGAGGAAGAAAGGGTGGCTCTCTCACAGTTTAATATCTGCATTGAACAGTGCCATACTGGTCTATTGGACAAACTCTTCTCCACTGACATCAGCACTGTTTACAAATTAG ACAGACTGGATGACTCCGATTTTACCTATATCAGAAACCAACCAAAGCAAG AACAGAAAACTCCAGCAGATGCCAGGAAGAGCATTATACTGGAACATATTGATACTCCATCCTATCACTCTTCCCCTCTACCTTCCTTCTATGCTTCTCAGAGTTGTCTAGACAGGGACAATGAAGCCTTCTCCTTCAGCCTGGAGGACACTTTCCGAGAGATGGACGAGTATGAGGAAGATCCCCCCTTTATGGATGAAGGCATCTGTGAAACTGAAGAAGCTGAGTTTGTTGACCCCATCTTAACCCTTCTCAATCTGGACTACTTCCAGGATTCTTTTCATGCACTTTATGACCTCTCCTACTCCTTCTTGGACACAGTCTTTGGGGGTCTTCCGGTGGATGAAGTGCTCCTGCATCTGGAGACCTTGCGGGAAGGAGCAAAGAAAGGCAGGATGGTATGGGCCCATCGGAGAGCCTGCTTCCTTCTGGGCAGGTTGTGTGCCAAAAAACTCAAGTACTCACAGGCTCGAGTTTACTTTGAGGAGGCACTGAATGTCCCTGTAGAGGGCTTTAATGACAAACCTCTGTTGATTGCCCTGTATAGCAACCTTACTGCTGTGTACCTGAAGCAGAAGATGACAGACAAGCTGCCATATACATTAGAAAAAGCAAGTGCTCTTATACTGGGCCTCCCATTACATAACTTCTGCTCCCTTGACGAGTTTGAACTGCTCAAGCCCATTCTATGCAAAGCTATTGTTTGCAATGATAAGCACCTTGAGGCACGGACTTGCTATTTAATCCTCTGTCTATTTTTGCACAACAGAAAGATTGAGGAAGCCTTGCCTTTTGTGGAAAGGCTTCAGTTCCTCAATCTCACTCTCTTAGCAGAAGAAGGAAGGCCTATAGTACCAGTTGACCTAAACTGGATACTATGCAGACTCTACCACAAGAAGTATCTGCCATACCTTGCATTAGCCTCTCTCAGTCTAGATTCAAGTCAGGATCATTCTTTGGATAATGCCTTTCAAAAGATTGAACTTTTCCTGAAGAACTCAGTCAGACTGAATCCTCGTTGGAAGGATGGCTCTGCTCTGCTCCCAGTCCAGGTGGTAGTTTACCTTCAGCAGGCATTGATAATAGCCAACTGTGGAGAACACATGAAGACCCAGAGAGACCTTTGTATGAGTTTGGCCAGTGTCTACCAGCAGTATGGTACTTTAGAAAGGGCAGTGCTCTATGCCGAACAAGCAGTGCAGGCAGGAAGTAGCATTAATGAGGAGGAGGGCTTTGAGGCATCAGTGCTGATGGCCTGGCTCTTAGTGCTCATAGAGGAACCAGATAGAGCCCAATCTATGTTACAACCTCTCCTTAACTCATTTAATAGAACAGACAGTCAAACACAGCGTGGAGTGGTCCACAATCTACTTGCATTATGTCTTCACAAACAGGGGAAGGTCACAGAGGCAGCAATGGACTTTCATTGTGCTCTCAAGATTGCAGAGGAAAATGGAAACAAACATAATGAAGCTCTGGCTCTGGCTAACCTGGGGTGCCTCACCTTATCAGTGGGGGCTCCAAACCTGGCAGAGACTTTTTTGCTCAGATCTCTTCAACTTTTCCAGTTTCTGTCTGAGAGCCCCTCAGATGAAGAGCATGTTCAGACTCTGCTGTGGCTAGGTAAAAGCTACAAAGAAAGGGGAGAAAGTCAAAAGGTTAGGCTGTGCTTTGAGATGGGTCTCCTGATAGCCATCAATGCCAAGAACCTGCACA GTCAGATGGTTGTTGCAAAGGCGCTCAGTCGTCTCTATGCCGACTTAATGTTGTATGGGCAATGCATAATTTACTATGAGCACTGTGTGGGGCTCGCCAGAGAAATGAAGGATAAACATCTGGAGGGAGAGTACCTGGAGATTCTCAGTAATCTCTACCTATCACTTAATACTGAGAA GTCCTCACGGAAGTCTCTGGACTACACTAAGCAAAGTCTAAGGATTTCCATAGACTTAGGAAAGAAACAGGAGGAGTCAGAGACATGGCTACAGGTGGGCCGTATCTACTACTTGATCCATGAGGATGAGCTGGCAGACATGTATCTTCAG GCAGCTGTAAAGACAGCCCTAAGGATAAACGATCCATGTTTTGCTATGAACATTTATGAAGAGGCTGGAGATGTCTTCTTCAAAGGACACAGAAACCGACTGGCTGCTGTTTCATTTTTTAGA TGTAAACTGTATGTGCAGGATGGGGGTCTGCCATTTGCAAGATCTCTTAAGGATGTGCATTCAGAGTTCAGGCTTTTATGTAAGCTCTCTGAATTGCTGCTGAAGGAAGGTCAGCACCAGGAGGCCCTGCAGTATGCTACACTTGCAGTGCAAATCAGCACCTCAACTG GTGTACGTCTGAATGAGAGGGTGTCCTACCATCGCCTAGCCTCAATCTACTTTACCCTGAAGGAGTATGAGATGGCTGAGAATTACTATTTGAaggctctatctctctctcccaatGCACTGGAGCATGCAGAAGAGGCCCGCTACTATGTTAAAGTTTACTGCAGACTAGCTGATCTAACCCTGCACAAGATAAAG GATGCTTTTGATGCCATGGGATATTTCCATTTAGCTCTGGCAGCAGCTCTGGATGATGTTGGGAGCCTTCAGGCCAGGTACATAATTTACATGAAGCTGGCAGAGATACACGCTAACTACTTACCTGATGTGGAGCTGAGCCAGAGATATATGGACAGTGCACGGAGCCTAAAGAGGGAGCTGGCAGGACAGACAGACTCCGGTGACACAAATGATGAATATATGAACCATGCTTCTACAGAGTATGCTGATGCTAAGTCTATCAATCATTCCAGTGCTTGGTCGAGGAGCTCAGACTTTAGCAGTAGAAGCAGTACTCTTGTAGGCTCCTACATGATGGACACTAGCCATACAATAACTGCTTTGAAGGAAACTGGGGCAGAGGATATGGACACCAACAACCCAGGAGGGACTGATGGTGGGCCTAGACACCATACAGATTCCAAAATATATAACGCTAATCAAAGAATCCATACCAGCCACACAGATTCTAGCTTACTAGGTACAGAATTTTGA